From one Plasmodium yoelii strain 17X genome assembly, chromosome: 12 genomic stretch:
- a CDS encoding PIR protein, with translation MAYILCNNFDTLRKFFHDELKASGEYNFSSGMLSKYCPNNNCDTNIKKINAGCLWLFNEFFGKSGTSNYDDRYKDVVVCIMIWLSYKLSLKSHDGIKTLNDFYSNHIENNTEYTKHKLNDENYSSYKKIIDKIKEYMDININKMSKFYELIKLLCDMNTAYTGCKNDKFSEDANKFVDKYKELLNDNNNTKDSSYNKVLRVLSNYYNNFEQNRVIKHITINLTSLPTEKTSQNVDVEGSKAIKTYESSSGTDQPDHVTITHSYDTTLSGSSLVNKLILVLSILVAIAIFLGISYKYSLFGFRKLPQKQHLRKKLKK, from the exons ATGGCTTATATTttg TGTAATAATTTTGACACTTTAAGGAAGTTTTTTCACGATGAATTGAAAGCGTCCGgagaatataattttagttCTGGAatgcttagtaaatattGCCCTAATAATAATTGTGACACTAATATCAAGAAGATTAATGCTGGTTGTTTATGGttatttaatgaattttttGGTAAATCTGGTACTTCAAATTATGACGATAGATATAAGGATGTGGTTGTAtgtattatgatatggttaagttataaattAAGCCTAAAGTCACATGACGGAATCAAGACATTAAACGATTTTTATTCTAatcatatagaaaataacACGGAGTACACTAAGCATAAACttaatgatgaaaattataGCAGTTATAAGAAAATCATAGATAAAATAAAGGAATATAtggatattaatattaataaaatgtctaaattttatgaattaattaaattattatgtgacATGAATACTGCTTATACGGGATGTAAAAATGACAAATTTTCAGAAGATGCTAATAAATTTgttgataaatataaagaactccttaatgataataataatactaaaGACAGTTCATACAATAAAGTATTACGTGTTTTAtccaattattataataattttgaacaAAACAGGGTTATTAAacatataacaataaatCTTACTTCATTACCAACAGAAAAAACATCCCAAAATGTTGATGTAGAAGGTTCTAAAGCAATTAAAACATATGAATCCTCGAGTGGAACAGATCAACCAGATCATGTAACGATAACCCATAGTTATGACACTACATTATCAGGATCATCactagtaaataaattaattctagttttatcgatattagttgcaatagcaatttttttaggaatttcttataag tattcgttatttggatttcggaaactacctcaaaaacaacatttaagaaaaaagctaaaaaaataa
- a CDS encoding fam-b protein: MRISILKFVFFSIIICFFEYAKNELCLERNIKFFRNNRILADIDNQFDLSDFYQSTLSLVNRFNNGNDYNDGNDDNDYSDYEEEIMHLRDTLDSHIKMHKENNTSSDLNNVDNNKAKKLIDELRKELEEAKKELDNRRNGELEIQPLHNKRITKKNENIYVSEHEDFKQLEIYENVLENKNTNFEDKYNEITSKENYKKLKVNQNVNKAGEKILNKALFYIRESLVTFVSGWKCITVLFISNVLSLIKNTCKIVKSPFKSKKSRR, translated from the exons ATGAGAATcagtattttaaaatttgtttttttttcaattattatttgtttttttgaatatgcCAAAAAT GAATTATGCCTTGAAaggaatataaaattttttagaaATAATAGGATATTAGCAGATATAGACAATCAATTCGATTTAAGTGATTTTTATCAATCAACTTTGAGTCTTGTAAATCGATTTAATAACGGTAATGACTATAATGACGGTAATGACGATAATGACTATAGTGACTATGAAGAAGAAATAATGCATCTTCGAGATACTTTAGATTCACATATAAAGATgcataaagaaaataatacatcatccgatttaaataatgtagataataataaagctAAAAAGTTAATTGATGAACTTCGAAAAGAATTAGAAGAAGCAAAAAAAGAGCTTGATAATAGAAGGAATGGTGAATTAGAAATACAGCCGTTAcataataaaagaataacgaaaaaaaatgaaaatatttatgtatcAGAACATGAAGACTTTAAACAATTGGaaatttatgaaaatgttttggagaataaaaatactaattttgaagataaatataatgaaattacatcaaaagaaaattataagaaattaAAAGTTAATCAAAATGTAAACAAAGCAGGGGAAAAAATACTTAATAAAGCGTTGTTCTACATTAGAGAATCTTTGGTGACGTTTGTATCAGGATGGAAGTGCATAACAGTACTATTTATATCGAATGTTCTTTccttaattaaaaatacttgtaaaatagttaaatcaccctttaaatcaaaaaaatcaCGAAGATAA